The following proteins are encoded in a genomic region of Micropterus dolomieu isolate WLL.071019.BEF.003 ecotype Adirondacks linkage group LG04, ASM2129224v1, whole genome shotgun sequence:
- the cyth4b gene encoding cytohesin 4b isoform X2, translating into MKLNTFKYSTLSSVLKCMCHKLNVHCMQGINYLVENKLLDGSAQSIAEFLYKEDGLNKTAIGEFLGEREEIHLQTLKAFVELHEFSDLNLVQALRQFLWSFRLPGEAQKIDRMMEAFATRYCDCNCHVFQSTDTCYILSFAIIMLNTSLHNPNVKDKTTLERFISMNRGINNGEDLPNDLLSKLYESIRNEPFKIPEDDGNDLTHTFFNPDREGWLLKLGGRVKTWKRRWFILTDNCLYYFEFTTDKEPRGIIPLENLCVREVPYPRKPYCLELYNPNSRGQKIKACKTETDGRVVEGKHQSYTICAASAEERDSWIEAIRASITKDPFYDLVSVRKRKVINQAPQD; encoded by the exons ATGAAActtaacacatttaaatacagcACATTGAGCAGTGTGTTAAAGTGCATGTGTCATAAATTAAATGTGCATTGCATGCAGGGTATCAATTACCTGGTGGAGAATAAATTGCTGGATGGAAGTGCTCAGTCCATCGCTGAGTTCCTCTACAAGGAGGATGGACTCAACAAGACAGCCATTGGGGAATTTCTTGGAGAAAG GGAGGAGATCCACCTCCAGACCCTGAAGGCCTTTGTGGAGCTCCACGAGTTCTCCGACCTCAACCTGGTTCAGGCCCTCAG ACAGTTCCTGTGGAGTTTCCGTCTGCCTGGTGAAGCCCAGAAGATTGATCGAATGATGGAGGCTTTCGCCACACGCTACTGTGACTGCAACTGTCACGTCTTCCAGTCAACTG ACACGTGCTACATCCTGTCATTTGCTATCATCATGCTCAACACCAGCCTCCACAACCCAAATGTGAAGGACAAGACCACTCTGGAGCGTTTCATCTCCATGAACAGAGGCATCAACAATGGAGAGGATCTACCTAATGACCTGCTTTCG AAACTCTATGAGAGTATTCGCAACGAGCCTTTCAAAATCCCAGAGGATGATGGGAATGATCTGACCCACACGTTCTTCAACCCTGACAGAGAAGGCTGGCTCCTCAAACTTG GAGGACGGGTTAAGACATGGAAGAGACGATGGTTCATCTTGACTGACAACTGCCTCTACTACTTTGAGTTCACCACT GATAAAGAGCCCAGAGGCATCATCCCTCTAGAGAATCTTTGTGTGAGAGAAGTACCATATCCTCGCAAACCG TACTGTCTGGAGCTGTATAACCCCAACAGCCGAGGGCAGAAGATCAAAGCGTGTAAAACTGAGACAGACGGCAGAGTGGTGGAGGGGAAACACCAGTCCTACACCATCTGTGCTGCCAGTGCGGAGGAAAGAGACTCGTGGATCGAGGCCATCAG AGCGAGTATCACCAAGGATCCATTCTACGACTTGGTCTCAGTCCGTAAGAGGAAGGTGATAAATCAAGCTCCTCAGGACTGA